The Nostoc sp. 'Peltigera membranacea cyanobiont' N6 genome contains the following window.
GTCGAATGATTTACCCATAGATGGGGATGGCAAAATTCGGCGAGCATTATTGTACGTAAATTTAAATAATGGCGATGTTCTCGAAAGCTTTGCTCTAAAACTAGCATTGTTGTACTTGAAACCTGAAGGTATTACTGCCAAACCAGCAACAACTAACTCTAATTTTTTGCAGTTAAATCGGGGTATTTTCCCGATTTTTGAACCTAATGATGGGGGTTATGTCCGAGCAGATGCGGGGAGTTATCAAGTGCTGTTGAACTATCGAGGACGGATACAGCAGTTTACTAAAGTCTCTCTCTCCCAAGTGCAAGAGAACCTCATTCCACCAGACTTAATGCGAGACAAGGTGGTATTAATTGGTGCTACCGCCGAGAGTTTAAAGGATTTATTCTATACGCCTTACAGCAGTAATGTCTTGACTGAGCCGGAACGGATGGCGGGTGTGACAATTCACGCTAATTTAATTAGTCAAGTTTTAAGTACAGCAATGGAAGGTCGCCCGTTGCTCAAGTGTTTACCCGATCCGGTAGAATGGCTATCAATTTTAATTTGGTCAATTATTGGTGCTAGTTTGTGTTGGCTGCAACGCCACAGTAGCAACCAGAAAACTCTCATGGCTGTTAGCATTTTTATCGCGGGTGGCGGTTTAATTGGTGGTAGTTTTTTGGCATTTTTGGCTGGTTGGTGGATTCCTGTTGTTCCTTCATTGATGGCATTTGCAGGTTCTGCGATCGCACTTACTCAGTATATTGCTCAAAGTGCTACCGAGATGCGAAAAACCCTCGGCCGCTATTTAACTGATGAGATTGTCGCCAATATCCTCGAAACTCCTTCTGGGTTAAAGCTAGGGGGAGAACGCCGAAAAGTTACGGTTCTCGTGTCTGATTTAAGAGGATTCTCGGCTATTTCTGAACAATTGCCCCCGGAAGAAGTAGTCAAAATTTTGAATCTTTATCTGGGAACAATGACAGATGTAATTAACCAGTATAAAGGCACGATTAATGAGTTTATGGGTGATGGCATTTTTGTGATATTTGGTGCGCCAATTAGTCGCATAGATGATTCTCAAAGAGCGATCGCCTGTGCTATTGCCATGCAATTGGCAATGCAACAAGTAAACGAACAAAATCGGCAAATGAATTTTCCAATTCTCGAAATGGGAATTGGGATGAATACGGGTGAAGTTGTGGCTGGAAATGTTGGTTCTCAAAAACGCGCTCAATATACAGTTATTGGCAGCCATGTTAATTTGGCTGCCCGAATTGAGTCTTATACCGTGGGAGGACAGATTTTAATTTCCGAAAATACCTGTAAAGATGCCAATATTGACCTCCAAATTGCTGGACAAATAAGAATAGAACCGAAAGGAATTAAATATCCTGTGACAATTTGTGAAATTCGTGGCATTGGCGGAAAATATAATTTATTCTTGCCTCAAGATGATGAAAAAATAGTCATTCTCCCTCAAGAAGTACCTGTGGAATATACCATTTTGCAGGGAAAACATGCAGTGGGAACAGTATTTATCGGAGCATTGATTAGCCTCTCAGAAAAAGGGGCGCAATTGCGATCGCCACATTCTTTAGAACTCTTGAGTAATCTCAAACTCAAGCTATTGATTGAAACAGAACTAGCTACAGAAGAAGAACATATCTATGCCAAGACGATCCAACAGTCTAAAGTTGACGAGCATCTTTTCTTGCTTCGGTTTACAGCTGTTCCCCCAAAAGCGATCGCAATTCTCAATGCACTGCGTCAGCTGGGGTGAGATTAAGGCATCAATCTTGAAATGGTAACAAAGGGAGGTGGATGTAAATAGAGTAAACCGAAAAATTAGGTAGTCTAGTTTTTTCTAAAACAGTAACAATTGTTGCTGATAGAACCAAGCGATCGCGGTAAGATTTTGGACTTAAGCCCGATATAACTCCAATAACTCATAATTTTCAACGAATAATTAATAATTCGTAAGTTCTGCTATGAAGCAACTCACTTGAGTTCTGGAGTTAAAAATATGATTTCTTCTAAAACTGAGATTCAATTACATCCAAGAACAAATGACAAACGGAAACAAATTTCAAAGATTAGTCGAACTTGCAAATGATTATGGAATTATTTGCGAACCAACACCAGAAGAATGTTTGATTGCAACCTTGCCTGGAGACGATGATTTCTTATTAGCTTTTACTTGGTCTGGTACTGTTGAGGGAGAGCCGCCAGAGCATGAATTAATTGCAATTAGCGTACAAGATATAGTCAAAGAAGTTACCGTTGCAGCTTGGCAAATTCCTTTTTATTTATTCGGAAACGTTTTAAGACAAGCTCAAATGCTTGTCGCTGCCCACAAAGATTTTGTTAGCTAAGAGACAAGCCATAGCTAAAAACTGCTATCCCTGTCAACTATCTGTGGCAGGGATTTTTATTTCAACCACTGCTTTAAAGATTTATAAAATATTATCTGTTGAAAGAAAAATAAGAAAGAATTAATCCCTTCTTTTATTAATTATATAGAACGATACATAGCAGTTAGCCCACCGTAAACAAAGTTAAAGTATTCTAAGATTTTTAACTATTTGTAATTAACTCAAACTTTATATACTCAAAATTATACATCTCAATGATAGGACTTAAGGGCAAGTAGATAACTGTATGCGTATGTGACTTAAGCGCCGATCGTAGCAGTTTGGGATAAGGGACTTCCAAATAAAAAAATATCCAATTAACTCCTGTGGGGTGGGCGTCTCGCCCGCCCAGTCTATATGGCGGGCAAGATGCCCACCCCACAATATTGGATAATTTATTTCTTGGAGTTCCCTAAGCACAATTTATAACACTGCAAACCCCTTTCAGAGAAGAATATTCCTCTCTTGCCTCCAGCCTGAAGAAGCTAGCAGCCTACTTACTGAAGAAGCTAGCAGCCTACTTACTATTATTGGGGAAGCTATAACCATGACCAGGCATAACCGCGGAGTACTTTTTCTGCAAGCTTTAGGACAGAGAAAATGGCTTCTGGAAGAAAAACATCCTTCTATCGTCGCCAGCCTAAAGGAGCTAGCAAGACTCTACTATTATCAAGGACGTTATGACCAAGCCGAAGAATTGTTAGTGGAAGCTTTAGAACAGAAAAAACGGCTGCTGAAAAAAAAACATCCTTTTGTCACCACCAGCCGAAACAACCTAGCAGTCTACTATTCTCAAGGACGCTATGACCAGGAGGAAGAGTTGTTAGTGGAAGCTTTAGGAGAGAAAAAACGGCTACTAGGAGAAGAACATCCTTCTATCGTCGCCAGCCCGAACAACATAGTATACCATTCTCAAGGATGCTCTGACCAGGAGGAAGAGTTGTTAGTGGAAGCTTTAGGAGAGAAAAAACGGCTGCTAGGAGAAGAACATCCTTCTATCGTCACCAACCTGAACAACCTAGCGTCACTTTATGATTTTCAAAAACGCTACGACGAAGCCGAGCGGCTGTATCTGCAAGCTTTAGCAGTGTTTAAACACCTGCTGGAGACTTATCCAGAATGTTAATTTAGTCTGAAGTTCCCGAATTGCAAAGATAGAGAAAACTTCTAATCCATGCAGGGGACTAGTCAAGCGGTATAGTCAGGTTCAGCCCCAATACTTCTCGGTTAAGCATTTTTAATTCGGAATCGGGTTTTGGGAAAAGGTTACTGGGTTTAGGGTAAAAGTTTTTTCTTGCCACTTTCCCCTTCACCTTTTCCCCTTAACCGAGCAGTATTAGGTTTAGCCCTCTCTCTTCATACTTTTTTTGGGCAAAGATATTGGTTTATAAACATTGGCTAAGTAGTTGGCTCAAAGCCATCACGGCTTTAAGAACACTGTACACAGATATTGCGTTGAGAGAGTTGATACTAAAGGCACTTACTCTCTTCAGTTCTGCACGACTGGCGGCAGCCAACCGAAAACTGAAGCGGGAAATTAGCGATGTCTACGACGAACTTCTCTACGAGACGCTACGCGATCGCTTGCTCAAGCAGGAAGAAATTGCGATCGAACAAAGCGAGATTCGCTACCGTGCCATTGTAGAAGATCAGACTGAAATGATTGCCCGATATTTACTAGACGGCAGACTCACGTTTTTCAACAAAGCTTTTGCGCTTTATTTTGGGCGATCGCCAGAGGAACTGCTCGGCAGCCACGATCGGCCGATTATCTTGGAGGCAGATCGGGAGCGAGTTGCTGAATTTGTAGCTTTAATTAGTGCTGATAATCCCGTTGTGATTATTGAGAATCGCGTGGTTGTGGCAGGTGAGGTGCGTTGGACTAAGTGGCATAACCGAATGATATTTGACGAGCAAGGATGCTTTCTGGAATTTCAATCGGTGGGATACGATATCACAGAATTCAAGCAAATTGAAGAAACACTTTTTCAAGAAAAAGAATTAGCCCAGGTGACGTTGCAATCGATCGGAGATGCAGTTCTTACCACAGATGGGTTTGGCAGGATTAAATACCTCAATCCGGTTGCAAAATCTCTGCTTGGATGTAGTGAAACATCCGCAGAAGGGTTGCCGTTAGAAGAAGTCTTTGGAATTGTCCATGAAGCGACACGGGAGACAGTTAAGAACCCAATTGAGCAAGCATTAAAGGAAAATCAAACCGTGAGTTTAGCAAACCATACCGTCTTAATTAATCAGAACAATCAAGAAATTGCGATTCAAGATTCAGCCGCGCCCATTCGCAATCGTCAGGGAGAAGTGATTGGCGCGGTTATGGTGTTTCGGGACGTGACTCAGAACCGCTTGCTTTCGCGTCAGCTATCCTGGCAGGCAAGTCATGATGCCTTAACCGGATTGGTGAATCGCCAGGAGTTTGAGCAGCAAATTGAACAAGCATTGCATCTTGCCAAATTTGACTACCAGATTCATGCGCTGTGCTATTTGGATCTCGATCACTTCAAAATTGTAAATGATACCTGTGGCCATCTGGCTGGAGACGAATTACTGCGTCAAATTACTATCCTATTGCAGGAGAAGATTCGGAAAACTGACACACTGGCACGGTTAGGGGGCGATGAATTTGGCCTATTGCTCAGTCAGTGTCTGCCGGAGCAAGCTTTACGAGTTGCCAACGATCTGCTTGAATGTATTCAAGAGTTCCGGTTTGTTTGGCAAGAGCATGTATTCTCAATTGGAGTAAGTATCGGCTTAGTGGGTATTGACGCGAATAGCGAGAGCCTTGTAGAGATTATCAAGACAGCTGACGCAGCTTGCTATACCGCGAAGAACCGGGGGCGCAATCGCGTGTACTTTGCTCAGACTGACGATCGGGAGCGACTGCAACAGCGCGGGGAGATGGAGTGGGCTAACTGCATTTCTCATGCCTTGGAAAGTGATTGGTTTTGTCTCTATGTTCAACCCATTGCCTCTATCACTCCGGTGGCTGAAAACGGCGACTATTATGAAGTGCTGCTGCGGCTCCACGATGAGCAGGGAAATTTAGTGCTGCCGATGACGTTTATTCCAGCAGCAGAACGTTACCACTTGATGCACCTGATCGATCGATGGGTAATTCGGACTCTGTTCAGTAATTGGACAAGGATTGTTGGCGATAAACAAAGCATCTATGCGATTAACCTTTCTGGCTCTAGCATCAACGACGATCGGTTTATTGACTTTTTGTATGAGCAGTTTACCCTACACTCCATCTCACCCCAGTGCATTTGCTTTGAAATTACCGAGACTGTGGCGATCGCCAACTTGAGCAAAGCCAGACAGTTCATTCAGTCACTTCAACAGATGGGCTGTCGCTTTGCGTTAGACGATTTTGGGGTGGGGATGTCGTCGTTTGCTTATCTCAAGTCTCTGCCTGTAGATTACCTCAAAATTGACGGGAGCTTTATTCGTAACATGATCGAGAATCCTGTGGATAATGCGATCGTGACAGCAATCACACACATTAGCAATGTGATGGGTATTAAGACGATTGCTGAGTTTGTAGAAAATGACGCAATTTTAGAGCGAATTACGGCACTAGGAATTGATTACGCACAGGGATATGGCATTGGAATGCCTCGCCCATTGGGGTCAATACTTGTCGGTTAAGGGGAAAAGGGGAAGGTGGGGCCCCTTCTGGGGATAAGGGGCGAGGGGAAAGAAAAAACCTTTAATATCATGTCCGCTTGATTGCTTATTAAACCCGAAGAACCCCACCCCGCCAAAGCTACGCTTTGTCTCCCCTCCCCGCAGGCGGGGAGGGGCTGGGGGTGGGGTGCAATGACTGTGGAAATCATAGGTTTAGTAAGTAATCAAGCGGACATGATATAGGATTACTATTTGATTTTTGAACAACACGTAGGGTGTGTTATAGCGAAGCGTAACACACCATTTTCAAGGGTTTGGTGCGTTAGACTAAAGTCATAACGCACCCTACAAATACTTAATGTTTTTCATAAATCAAACCGCATTCCTATATAACTCAAAAAATTAAAGCTGTAGTTACTACAACTCTTTCTGTGTTAACTACAAAAGAAGCTGTAGTTAATAACGTTTCTACTTTTATAAGTAATGCTTAAGTTGTTGTAACTACAGCTTAAACAGTATTTATCAATGCTCAGGGTGTTATAACTAATCCTTAAGTCGTTGTTATTACAGTTTAAGCTGTTGTTATGAATGTTTAAGTTGTAATTAATAATTTTCCTCGTTTGATAAGTAACGCTTAAGTTGTTGTTATTACGCTTGAAGTTGTGCTTAGAAACATTCAAGTTATCGTTAAGGCACAAAAACACGAGCATAAATTAATTTTCCCAGTTTTTATCTGTTTTATCTGGATTTTTAACTGCCTGCTACTCAATTGCTATTCAAAACGGTAGCCTAAGAGAATCCAGCAACTCACACATTACATCATGTTACCTAAACCTAAAAAGCACTGGACTCCTTCAAATTGGGCAAGTTGGAAGCCTTTTGGTATCGGCGAACAGTACCCCAACAATTTTTGGGAGGTATTTCGCGCAATCTGGCTGTCTCGTGACAAACTACCTTATGCGTGGAATATTCTCGATAAAGGTGTCTGCGATGGTTGCGCTCTCGGAACAACTGGGATGAAGGATTGGACTTTAGATGGGATTCATCTCTGCAATGTGCGGTTGCGGCTATTGCGGATGAATACGATGCCAGCTTTTGACCCTGTGCTATTGGAGGATGTCTCGCAGTTGCAGAAGCAAAAAAGTGCCCAATTACGCGACTTGGGAAGACTCCCTTATCCGATGATTCGTGAACGAGGGGAAAAAGGCTTTCGTCGTGTTAGTTGGGATGAAGCTTTAGGGGTGATTAGCGATCGCATCCACTCCACAACACCAGATCGCCTCAGTTTTTATGTTACCAGTCGCGGTACTGTCAACGAAACTTATTATGCTACCCAAAAAGCTGTCCGAGCAATGGGCAGCAATAATATTGATAACGCTGCCCGCATTTGCCATTCTCCCAGTACAGCAGGACTAAAAGCTGCTTTGGGTGCTGGTGCTACCACCTGTTCTTATAAAGACTGGATTGGTACTGATTTATTAGTCTTCATTGGCTCTAATGTTGCCAATAATCAGCCTGTTACCGTTAAGTATCTCCATTACGCCAAGAAAGCTGGCACAAAAATTGTAGTTATTAATACTTACCGCGAACCAGGAATGGAGCGCTACTGGGTTCCCTCAATTGTAGAAAGTGCCGTTTTCGGTACAAAGTTTGCCGAAGACTTCTTCTTAATTAACATGGGTGGGGATATAGCATTTTTAAATGGCACTATTAAACATATAATTGCTAACAACTGGGTAGACCAGTCATTTATAGATTTACACACAGTTGGCTTTGCTGAACTCAAAGCATCGTTAGAAAGCCAATCTTGGGAAGAATTAGAGCGGCTTTCTGGAACATCCCGCGAGTCAATGTACGCTTTTGCCAAAATGGTCAAAGAAGCGAATAAAGCCGTATTTGTTTGGAGTATGGGCATTACTCAGCATGAATGCGGTGAAGATAATGTGCGAAGTATTATTAATTTAGCTCTCACCAAAGGTTTTGTCGGTCGGGAAGGCTGCGGTTTAATGCCAATTCGCGGACACTCTGGGGTGCAGGGTGGTGCAGAGATGGGATGTTACGCGACAGTATTTCCTGGTGGTAAACTTATCACTCCAGAAAATGCTGCCCAATTGAGTCAGGATTGGGGCTTTGATGTGCCAGCAAGTAAAGGTTTAATTGCTCCAGAAATGATTAATGCCGCACATCAGGGCGAATTAGATGTGTTGGTTTCTGTGGGCGGGAATTTTTTAGAAGTGCTGCCAGAACCAGATTATGTGGAAGCCGCGCTGAAGAAAATACCACTGCGGGTACATATAGATATTGTTCTCTCCAGCCAAATGTTGGTGGAACCTGCTGATACTGTGGTGCTTTTACCTGCGACGACTCGCTACGAAATACCAGGAGGAGTCACAGAAACTAACACCGAACGCCGGGTAATTTTCAGTCCAGAAATTCCGGGGCAGCGCATTGGGGAAGCGCGTCCAGAGTGGGAAGTCTTTTTAGAATTGGCAAGGCGGGTAAAACCAGATTTGGCAGATAAGCTAGCTTTTGCTGACACAGCTGCTATCCGTCAAGAAATTGCTCAAGTTGTCCCGCAATATGCCGGTATTCAACATTTACAGCAAGCTGGCGATCAATTTCAATATGGTGGCTCACATTTGTGCTTTGGTTGGAACTTCCCTACAGCCGATGGTAAGGCACATTTTGGCGTATTATTGCCACGCCAAAGAGAATTACCAGAAGGTTATTTCTTAGTAGCAACGCGCCGAGGCAAACAATTTAATAGTATGGTGCAGGAACGCAAGGATGCAATTACTGGGGCAATGCGAGAGGCGGTGCTAATCAATGCTGCTGATGCTGCACAGTTGGATTTAAAAGATGGGGATAAGGTAATTCTCAAGAATGATTTAGGTGAGTTGTTGTGTCAAGTCTATATTGCGCCAATTCAGTCAGGAAACTTGCAAGTACATTGGCCAGAAGGGAATGTGTTATTAGATAAAAGTAAGCGATCGCTTGAAGGTGTTCCTGATTATAATGCGATCGCACGGTTGGAAAAACAAACCTAATATTACCGCTTTCCCTCTTATATCATGTCTGGATAAATACTTGTCATTACGAACGCAGCGATAGCGAAGTGAAGTAATCGCAGAGTCCGCAGCGATTGCTTCGTTCCACTCCGTTTCACTCGCAATGACATATCGTAAGTGATTAAGCGGACTTGGTATTACACTATTTCAATGCGGAAGGACAGTTAATGCCTACACCTGAAGAAATTGCACAGTGGGAAACGGAACACGCCGAATAGGATTAGCAATTATTATTCCACTGGCATCAAATTCATATTAGGATCATTTATTCTCAACAACTTCTATACCTGTCCTAGCTACTGATTTAATATCAACACCCTGAGCGTTTAGCAGCACTATTATAGTAGTATTTTGATTGGGGAGATATGCCAGCAATGTTGTGAAGCCATAAGCTATACCACTATGGCCAATTGCTTTTTCCATAGGAGATGAGAAGCGTTCTACACCTAACCCATAGCTATAGCTTTCGCCATTATCTTTAAATTTCAGCATTTCTTTCATCATCTTTGACGAAAGTAAGCTTTTTTTGACAAATAGCGCTTTAGCGAACTTGGCTAAATCCTCTGCTGTTGAAACCAATCCACCATCTCCCAAACCATTGCCATCATTGACATCGGCGTAGCTATCTAGCTTACCATCCTTATTGCGATCGCTATAACCTGTAGCTACTTCGCCAATTGTCGGTTCGCGCAATTCTGTGAAGGTATGTTTTAATCCCAATGGTTTTAAAATCTGACTGCGGATTGCTTGGGCGAGAGTTCCCCTAGTGATATTTTCAACAATCAGTTCCAAAAGAATGTAGTTGCAATCAGTATAAATAAATTTTTCTCCGGGATTTGCCTTTGGTTCTTCTTGGTACATATACGGAATAGCTTCTCTGGCTGTCCAAGGCTGCGAGCGACTTCTTTTTGCAGTAGCTTGAATAAACTCTTTTGTATCTAGGTATTCAGCAACACCACTGGTATGGTTGAGCAATTGACGAACTGTAATTTTATCGCTGTTGACAATATGAGGAGTGATGTCTCTTGGTAAGTATGTTGCGATCGCCCGATCTAATCCTATCTTCCCTTGCTCTACTAATTTCAGCACAACCACCGCCATAAAAGTTTTACTCATACTGGCGATGGAAAAACCATCCGTGGTTTTCATCCGGGTTTTTGTTGACAAGCTATTGACACCAGATGCTCCCACCCAAGAACCTTTGGGTGTAGAAATATACATTACTGCGCCAGGAATTTTTTCTTCAACAACTATCTCATTTAAGAGTGTCTGTAGTTGAGAACTTTTTCCGACGGTGGAGGTAGACATGATTTGTTTAGCAAAAGATTTTTCAATTACTTTTTGACTAATGTTATTACCCACTAGATATCCTGCTAAACCAAGAGAAATCACAAAGACTATTGCAAATAAAATTTTCCTGAAAGCCAAAAATTTTAGGTTCATTTTACTTCCTAAACAGAAACCTAGCAATTTAGTTCAACTGAACAAAGTAGTTGGTGAGCATCAAAGAGACATCTGATATACAAATAGCATTACTCTGTTTCCAGATTAGTATCAAAATTTCAATTTACCAACTCTCATAAATATGACAATGCAAACTAAAAGCAAAACCCAAGCCACTGTTTGGGTAATGGAAAAAGGTCAAGTCCGGCCTCGTTTAGATCATCTCACTACTGAGGAACCTTTGGAAATTCGCCTTACCCCTTTCCAGAAGACGGTAGCTGTAACAATGCGAACACCAGGGGCAGATTTTGAACTAGCAGCTGGTTTTCTCTACAGTGAAGGAGTGGTTAGCCGCAGAGAAGATATCCGACGGATAAGCTACTGCGTTGATGAATTAGTAGATGGCGAGCAACGCCATAATATCGTAAATGTAGAATTGCGGGATGGGTTGATTCCAGACTTACAGCCTTTGGAACGTCATTTTTACACTAGTAGCGCCTGTGGGGTGTGTGGTAAAGCTAGCCTTGAGGCTTTGCGTCTGCGGGGATGTCCGATGATTCCTTCTGGGCCAACGGTAACACCTGAAATCGTATACAGCTTACCTGATAAGCTCCGCGCGGCTCAAGGTATCTTCAGGGCTACAGGAGGTTTGCACGCTGCGGCTATCTTCGATACTCAAGGAAATTTATTGAACCTGCGGGAGGATGTTGGGCGACACAATGCTTTGGATAAATTGATTGGTTCAGCTTTTCTCAGTGACGAGTTGCCTTTAAATAATTGTATTGTCTTAGTGAGCGGACGCTCTAGTTTTGAAATTTTGCAAAAGTCTACAACTGCTGGAGTTCCCATTGTTTGTTCTGTTTCCGCTCCCAGTAGTTTAGCAGTGTCTGTCGCCAAAGAATTTGGGATTACCCTAATTGGATTTTTGCGCGGAGAACGGTTCAATATTTACACTGGTTTACAAAGAATAAACACCCTAGAGCAACAGTAGACTCTCAAACCTCCATTCAATCATTTTTTGTACCTAAGATTATATTTAGGATTTGTCTAATGACTAATGAATTTTCATCAAATATTGTGTCAATGTAAACGCATCTACACCCAATTCAGTCCGCTCTTGGGCGGCTATTATACCTGCTTGGGAATGCCACCAAGCAGCAGTTGCTACTATATCTTCTACGGGAATCTGTTTAGTTGCTGCTTGCGCCAACAATCCACCCAGTAGCCCAGTTAACACGTCACCGCTACCGCCACGCGCCAGGGCGGGTGTACTTTCAGCAACGATCCAAACACCACCTTGAGGGTTTGCGATCGCAGTTCTTGCCCCTTTCAACAACACCACCGCTCCACTTTGCGCTGCTGCTTCCTGTACTGCTTTCACCCTGTCATCTTTGGCATCGGCGACATCAGGAAACAATCGCTGGAATTCGCCAGTGTGGGGTGTGAGTACGGTTACGGCAAGACGTTTTTTTAAAGTAGCGATCGCTCCCATTTGTGCGAGGATATTTAAACCATCGGCATCGAGAATCAAAGGGCGATCGCTCTTAATTACCTCTTGGACAACGGGAGTAGCATCTCGTGTTAAACCGGGGCCACAAGCGATCGCATTAAAGGAACTCAGATCGGTGTTTTCTGGTAATTGTAGGTGAGCAATGGCTCCACTTTCCGTCTCTGGACAACCGACAATTAGCGCTTCTGGCAAGTGTGACACCAAAAGAGATTTCAACGATTCGGGTACGGCAATGGAAAGCATCCCCACACCACTAGCCCTAGCACCCAAACCAGTTAAAATTGCTCCACCTGCATAGCGCCGCGAACCACAAATCAACAGTAAATGTCCTTCCTGATATTTGTGGGTAACTGGTGGACGAGGTAGGGGTAGAGTAGCGAGTGCCATTGCTGGCGTAATGCGTTTAATCCTGGGTGCATCTTTTAAAACAGCTTCTACATCAGCTAAAGGAATATCAAAATCGATTAACTCAGCTTTGCCGAGATATTCCAGCGCCCGATCTTGGAAGAAAGCTAGTTTCCATAAACCTAAACAAAAAGTATGAGTAGCGCGAATGGCAGTTCCTAATACAACGCCAGTGTCGGTGTGTAAACCTGAAGGTAAATCGATACTATAAATTGGCACAGACAATTCATTTAGCTGATTAATTGCAGAGGCGATGGGATCGGTGAGGTTTTTTTCTAAACCAAACCCAAACAAGCCATCAATCAACAAATCAGAATCTGGCAGTTGCTCAATTGTTTGATAAATTGGAATGCCCAAACTTTTAGCATATTGTAAGTGCTGTGAAGTTAATTCCTTAAGCTTAGAGAAAGGAGAATAAATCCAAACCTCATCCCCGCGAAAGTATAATTCACGGGCTACTACTAAAGCATCCGCGCCATTATGACCGGGGCCAACAAGAATTCCGACACGATATCCCCTTTTTAAAGAGATGTTTGA
Protein-coding sequences here:
- a CDS encoding CHASE2 domain-containing protein, with product MWAKLKPQIWQWRGVLLAVPNITALIIAIRFTGLLQLLELAALDQFFLLRPREAADTRIVIVEINEADIRKQGQWPMPDGKLASLLEKIKQQKPRAIGLDIYRDLPVNPGHQALLKVFNSTPNLIGVQKISDTVDSSAVDSSPELKKLNQIGSNDLPIDGDGKIRRALLYVNLNNGDVLESFALKLALLYLKPEGITAKPATTNSNFLQLNRGIFPIFEPNDGGYVRADAGSYQVLLNYRGRIQQFTKVSLSQVQENLIPPDLMRDKVVLIGATAESLKDLFYTPYSSNVLTEPERMAGVTIHANLISQVLSTAMEGRPLLKCLPDPVEWLSILIWSIIGASLCWLQRHSSNQKTLMAVSIFIAGGGLIGGSFLAFLAGWWIPVVPSLMAFAGSAIALTQYIAQSATEMRKTLGRYLTDEIVANILETPSGLKLGGERRKVTVLVSDLRGFSAISEQLPPEEVVKILNLYLGTMTDVINQYKGTINEFMGDGIFVIFGAPISRIDDSQRAIACAIAMQLAMQQVNEQNRQMNFPILEMGIGMNTGEVVAGNVGSQKRAQYTVIGSHVNLAARIESYTVGGQILISENTCKDANIDLQIAGQIRIEPKGIKYPVTICEIRGIGGKYNLFLPQDDEKIVILPQEVPVEYTILQGKHAVGTVFIGALISLSEKGAQLRSPHSLELLSNLKLKLLIETELATEEEHIYAKTIQQSKVDEHLFLLRFTAVPPKAIAILNALRQLG
- a CDS encoding tetratricopeptide repeat protein is translated as MTRHNRGVLFLQALGQRKWLLEEKHPSIVASLKELARLYYYQGRYDQAEELLVEALEQKKRLLKKKHPFVTTSRNNLAVYYSQGRYDQEEELLVEALGEKKRLLGEEHPSIVASPNNIVYHSQGCSDQEEELLVEALGEKKRLLGEEHPSIVTNLNNLASLYDFQKRYDEAERLYLQALAVFKHLLETYPEC
- a CDS encoding EAL domain-containing protein, with the translated sequence MVYKHWLSSWLKAITALRTLYTDIALRELILKALTLFSSARLAAANRKLKREISDVYDELLYETLRDRLLKQEEIAIEQSEIRYRAIVEDQTEMIARYLLDGRLTFFNKAFALYFGRSPEELLGSHDRPIILEADRERVAEFVALISADNPVVIIENRVVVAGEVRWTKWHNRMIFDEQGCFLEFQSVGYDITEFKQIEETLFQEKELAQVTLQSIGDAVLTTDGFGRIKYLNPVAKSLLGCSETSAEGLPLEEVFGIVHEATRETVKNPIEQALKENQTVSLANHTVLINQNNQEIAIQDSAAPIRNRQGEVIGAVMVFRDVTQNRLLSRQLSWQASHDALTGLVNRQEFEQQIEQALHLAKFDYQIHALCYLDLDHFKIVNDTCGHLAGDELLRQITILLQEKIRKTDTLARLGGDEFGLLLSQCLPEQALRVANDLLECIQEFRFVWQEHVFSIGVSIGLVGIDANSESLVEIIKTADAACYTAKNRGRNRVYFAQTDDRERLQQRGEMEWANCISHALESDWFCLYVQPIASITPVAENGDYYEVLLRLHDEQGNLVLPMTFIPAAERYHLMHLIDRWVIRTLFSNWTRIVGDKQSIYAINLSGSSINDDRFIDFLYEQFTLHSISPQCICFEITETVAIANLSKARQFIQSLQQMGCRFALDDFGVGMSSFAYLKSLPVDYLKIDGSFIRNMIENPVDNAIVTAITHISNVMGIKTIAEFVENDAILERITALGIDYAQGYGIGMPRPLGSILVG
- a CDS encoding FdhF/YdeP family oxidoreductase translates to MLPKPKKHWTPSNWASWKPFGIGEQYPNNFWEVFRAIWLSRDKLPYAWNILDKGVCDGCALGTTGMKDWTLDGIHLCNVRLRLLRMNTMPAFDPVLLEDVSQLQKQKSAQLRDLGRLPYPMIRERGEKGFRRVSWDEALGVISDRIHSTTPDRLSFYVTSRGTVNETYYATQKAVRAMGSNNIDNAARICHSPSTAGLKAALGAGATTCSYKDWIGTDLLVFIGSNVANNQPVTVKYLHYAKKAGTKIVVINTYREPGMERYWVPSIVESAVFGTKFAEDFFLINMGGDIAFLNGTIKHIIANNWVDQSFIDLHTVGFAELKASLESQSWEELERLSGTSRESMYAFAKMVKEANKAVFVWSMGITQHECGEDNVRSIINLALTKGFVGREGCGLMPIRGHSGVQGGAEMGCYATVFPGGKLITPENAAQLSQDWGFDVPASKGLIAPEMINAAHQGELDVLVSVGGNFLEVLPEPDYVEAALKKIPLRVHIDIVLSSQMLVEPADTVVLLPATTRYEIPGGVTETNTERRVIFSPEIPGQRIGEARPEWEVFLELARRVKPDLADKLAFADTAAIRQEIAQVVPQYAGIQHLQQAGDQFQYGGSHLCFGWNFPTADGKAHFGVLLPRQRELPEGYFLVATRRGKQFNSMVQERKDAITGAMREAVLINAADAAQLDLKDGDKVILKNDLGELLCQVYIAPIQSGNLQVHWPEGNVLLDKSKRSLEGVPDYNAIARLEKQT